The Alnus glutinosa chromosome 7, dhAlnGlut1.1, whole genome shotgun sequence genome includes a region encoding these proteins:
- the LOC133873400 gene encoding probable LRR receptor-like serine/threonine-protein kinase At3g47570 translates to MKFSCLHFNWILLIFFHGILLLKSARIHAFADESDRLALLDFKNRITEDPLQIMSSWNESTHFCNWFGVSCSPSSKRVMVLKLKGQRLGGTITPSMGNLTYLTGINLRNNSIYGEIPQELGRLQRLQHLNLSFNSIGGSLPTNLSHCTLPFEVGNLENLGVLDLSENRLYGEIPASLGSCTSLVNLYLEGNSFEVAIPPYLKTLRGLDEIDLSRNNLSGQIPEFFSKFLSLKLLNLSHNDLEGKVPSGGIFLNVSAISIFGNDKLCGGIPELLLPKCYRKSQRPSMKHLALKVVIPVMLSMPCSDASEAAGPSSSDLSDPGSGRKRNENEKEENFVSTGSSFNNRVAHEPSPSELTGSFASFTSLSLKDWRLACISYAELQASTNYFSVDNLIGSGSFGSVYKGVLSSNGAIVAVKVLNLQQRGASKSFIDECNALKSLRHRNLLKIITVCSSIDHQGNDFKSLVFEFMSNGSLDQWLHPLKDGQHQCKRLSFIQRIDIAIDVAYALEYLHLHCETPIVHCDIKPCNVLLNEDMVAHYGMGGQVSVLGDIYSYGILLLEMFTGKRPTDDMFKDALSIHKFIAMALPERVMDIVDSSIPFEEGEEDVDDETNNDDIEVDDHFVAGSRVKDCCAADWTVGLCNISS, encoded by the exons ATGAAATTCTCTTGTCTGCATTTCAACTGGattttgttaatattctttCACGGAATACTTCTTTTGAAATCTGCAAGAATTCATGCTTTTGCAGATGAGTCTGATCGCCTGGCATTGCTCGACTTCAAGAATCGGATTACTGAAGACCCACTTCAAATCATGAGCTCATGGAATGAGTCCACCCATTTTTGCAACTGGTTTGGTGTTTCATGCAGCCCCTCCAGTAAAAGAGTCATGGTTCTGAAACTGAAAGGTCAAAGATTGGGTGGCACCATAACACCTTCTATGGGAAATCTTACTTACCTTACTGGAATCAACTTGAGAAATAACAGCATCTATGGTGAAATTCCTCAAGAATTGGGAAGACTACAGCGTCTGCAGCATCTCAACTTGAGTTTCAATTCCATTGGTGGGAGCCTTCCGACTAATCTAAGTCACT GTACACTGCCATTTGAAGTGGGTAACTTAGAAAATCTTGGTGTTTTAGATCTGTCTGAGAATAGATTATATGGTGAAATCCCTGCTTCCCTTGGTAGTTGTACTAGTTTGGTGAATTTGTATTTGGAGGGTAATTCATTTGAAGTAGCTATTCCTCCATATTTGAAAACACTAAGAGGTTTAGATGAAATTGATCTTTCTCGCAATAACTTGTCAGGACAGATTCCTGAATTTTTCAGCAAGTTTTTGTCACTTAAGCTTCTTAATCTTTCTCATAATGATCTCGAGGGAAAAGTGCCAAGTGGAGGGATTTTTTTGAATGTAAGTGCAATTTCAATATTTGGAAATGACAAGTTATGTGGTGGCATCCCAGAATTACTTTTACCAAAGTGCTATAGAAAGAGTCAACGTCCATCTATGAAACACCTTGCACTTAAAGTTGTAATACCAGTCATGTTG TCCATGCCCTGCTCAGATGCCTCTGAAGCTGCTGGTCCAAGCTCTTCAGATCTATCTGATCCAGGCAGCGGGCGCAAGAGgaatgaaaatgagaaagaagaaaa tttCGTGTCCACgggtagctcatttaataaccgagtcgcGCACGAGCCGAGCCCAAGCGAGCTCACgggtagctttgcttcgtttacatccctatcCTTAAAGGATTGGCGATTGGCATGTATATCTTATGCAGAACTCCAAGCATCAACTAATTATTTCTCTGTGGACAATTTGATCGGTTCAGGTAGTTTTGGTTCTGTATACAAAGGAGTTCTTTCTAGCAATGGAGCAATTGTTGCAGTTAAAGTGTTAAACCTACAACAACGAGGAGCTTCCAAGAGTTTCATTGATGAATGCAATGCTTTGAAAAGTTTACGCCATCGTAATCTTCTTAAGATTATCACTGTTTGCTCAAGCATTGATCATCAAGGGAACGACTTTAAAAGTCTAGTGTTTGAGTTCATGTCTAATGGAAGCCTAGACCAGTGGCTGCATCCTTTAAAGGATGGACAACATCAATGTAAGAGATTGAGCTTTATTCAGAGAATAGACATAGCCATTGATGTTGCTTATGCATTGGaatatcttcatcttcattgtGAAACGCCAATTGTTCACTGTGATATAAAGCCATGTAATGTCCTCCTTAATGAAGATATGGTAGCACAT TATGGGATGGGTGGCCAAGTTTCTGTACTTGGAGATATTTACAGCTATGGGATACTCTTGCTGGAGATGTTCACTGGGAAAAGACCTACCGATGACATGTTCAAAGATGCCCTGAGCATTCACAAGTTCATTGCAATGGCTTTGCCGGAACGTGTCATGGATATAGTGGACTCGTCAATACCTtttgaagaaggtgaagaagatgTTGATGATGAGACAAATAACGATGACATAGAAGTTGATGATCATTTCGTTGCCGGAAGTAGAGTTAAGGACTGTTGTGCTGCAGATTGGACTGTTGGACTCTGCAACATCTCCTCATGA
- the LOC133873792 gene encoding probable LRR receptor-like serine/threonine-protein kinase At3g47570 yields the protein MKHSCLHFNWILLIFFHGILFLKSARILAFADDTDRLALLDFKKRISEDPLQIMSSWNDSTHFCNWFGVTCSPSSKRVVVLNLEAQRLGGSIAPSMGNLTYLTGINLGNNSIYGEIPQEMGRLRRLQHLNVSHNSLVGKLPTNLSHCTQLRVLHVGTNKLVGQIPEQFSSLSKLVYLNLGVNNLTGTIPAWIGNFSSLYKLFLPLNNLQGSIPSELGRLSDLGVFVLYGNSLSGTIPPQIYNISSIYYFSITQNQLHGSLPPDVGLTLPNLEYFTGGVNSFTGPIPVSLSNASRLGTLDFSENGLTGTVPQNLARLRGLVVLNFEINKLGNGKVGDLNFLGILANCTSLEALGLGSNQFGGILPSSIANLSSQLNTLTMGGNMIHGSIPVGIGNLVNLTILGLEENYLGGPLPNALGKLHQLQELYLYNNNFSGPIPFSIGNLTKLTKLHMEENKFEGSIPTSLGNCQNLLLLNLSTNNLNGIIPKEVIGLSSLSISLVMSQNSLTGTLPFEVGSLKNLGELDLSENRLSGEISASLGSCISLEGLYLEGNSFEGAIPPSLETLRGLEEIDLSCNNFSRQIPEFLSKFLSLKHLNLSHNDLEGKVPSEGIFLNASAISIFGNDKLCGGVPKLLLPKCHRKSQCSSMKRLALKVVIPVMLVIVLLCFFLTFYIVKKWRKRPSIASSLKDWRLTRISYAELQASTNDFSVDNLIGSGSFGSVYKGVLFSNGAIVAVKVLNLQQRGASKSFIDECNALKSLRHCNLLKIITACSSIDHQGNDFKSLVFEFMSNGSLDQWLHPLKDEQHQCKILSFIQRINIAIDVAYALEYLHFHCETPIVHCDIKPSNVLLNEDMAAHVGDFGLAKFILEASHIPSKNETLSESLSNALKGSVGYIPPEYGMGGQVSVLGDIYSYGILLLEMFTGKRPTDDIFKDGMSIHMFIAMALPERVMDIVDSSMPFEESEEDVDDETNNDDIEEGAIIEEVDRHFNARSKVEDCLVSVLQIGLLCSATSPHERLPTTDVVNKLRAIRDTCILTLSS from the exons ATGAAACACTCTTGCCTGCATTTCAACTGgattttgttaattttctttCACGGAATACTTTTTTTGAAATCTGCAAGAATTCTCGCTTTTGCAGATGACACTGATCGCCTGGCGTTGCTTGATTTCAAGAAACGGATTAGTGAAGACCCACTTCAAATCATGAGCTCATGGAATGACTCCACCCATTTCTGCAATTGGTTTGGTGTTACATGCAGCCCCTCCAGTAAAAGAGTCGTGGTTCTGAACCTGGAAGCTCAAAGATTGGGTGGCTCCATAGCACCTTCTATGGGAAATCTTACTTACCTTACTGGAATTAACTTGGGAAATAACAGCATCTATGGTGAAATTCCTCAAGAAATGGGAAGACTACGGCGTTTGCAGCATCTCAACGTGAGTCACAATTCGCTTGTTGGGAAACTTCCAACTAATTTAAGTCACTGTACACAACTTAGAGTGCTTCATGTTGGTACCAACAAACTTGTTGGGCAGATTCCAGAGCAGTTTAGTTCATTGTCAAAGTTGGTTTACCTGAATCTTGGTGTGAATAACCTTACAGGAACTATCCCAGCGTGGATAGGgaacttttcttctttgtataaACTTTTTCTTCCCCTGAACAATCTACAAGGGAGCATACCTAGTGAGCTTGGCCGTCTATCAGACTTGGGAGTTTTTGTACTTTATGGGAATAGTTTGTCTGGTACGATCCCTCCTCAAATTTACAATATATCTTCCATTTACTATTTCTCTATTACTCAAAACCAGCTGCATGGAAGCCTTCCACCAGATGTTGGCCTTACTCTTCCTAACCTTGAATATTTTACCGGAGGTGTTAATAGTTTCACAGGACCTATTCCCGTGTCATTGTCAAATGCTTCTAGACTTGGTACGCTTGACTTTTCTGAAAATGGTCTCACTGGAACTGTGCCTCAAAATCTAGCAAGATTGCGTGGCTTGGTCGTACTTAATTTCGAGATAAATAAACTTGGCAACGGAAAAGTTGGTGACCTGAATTTTCTCGGTATATTGGCCAACTGTACTAGTTTGGAGGCCTTAGGTCTTGGTAGTAATCAATTCGGTGGAATACTGCCTAGCTCCATAGCCAACCTTTCATCCCAGCTGAATACTCTTACTATGGGTGGAAATATGATACATGGCAGCATCCCGGTTGGGATTGGGAACCTTGTTAATTTGACCATTCTGGGATTAGAAGAAAACTATTTGGGAGGTCCTCTCCCGAATGCTCTTGGTAAGCTCCACCAGTTACAGGAACTGTATTTGTACAATAACAATTTTTCAGGGCCGATCCCTTTTTCCATAGGTAACTTAACTAAATTGACAAAGCTTCATATGGAGGAGAACAAATTTGAGGGAAGTATACCTACAAGCCTAGGAAATTGCCAAAATTTGCTTCTACTCAACCTTTCTACTAACAATCTCAACGGTATCATACCGAAAGAGGTTATTGGTCTTTCTTCCCTTTCTATTTCTTTGGTCATGTCTCAAAATTCTTTGACAGGTACACTGCCATTTGAAGTTGGTTCCTTAAAAAACCTTGGGGAGTTAGATCTCTCGGAGAATAGATTATCTGGAGAAATTTCTGCTTCCCTTGGTAGTTGTATTAGTTTGGAAGGTTTATATTTGGAGGGTAATTCATTTGAAGGAGCAATTCCTCCATCTTTGGAGACACTAAGAGGTTTAGAAGAAATTGATCTTTCGTGCAATAACTTTTCGAGGCAAATTCCTGAATTTCTCAGCAAGTTTTTATCGCTTAAGCATCTTAATCTTTCTCATAATGATCTCGAGGGGAAAGTGCCAAGTGAAGGGATTTTTTTGAATGCAAGTGCAATTTCAATCTTTGGAAATGACAAGCTATGTGGTGGCGTCccaaaattacttttaccaAAATGCCATAGAAAGAGTCAATGTTCATCCATGAAACGCCTTGCACTTAAAGTTGTAATTCCTGTCATGTTGGTAATTGTTCTATTGTGTTTTTTCCTCACATTTTATATAGttaaaaaatggagaaagagaCCTTCAATCGCATCTTCCTTAAAGGATTGGCGATTGACACGTATATCTTATGCTGAACTCCAAGCATCAACTAATGATTTCTCTGTGGACAATTTGATCGGTTCAGGTAGTTTTGGTTCTGTATACAAAGGAGTTCTTTTTAGCAATGGAGCAATTGTTGCAGTTAAAGTGTTAAACCTTCAACAACGAGGAGCTTCCAAGAGTTTCATTGATGAATGCAATGCTTTGAAAAGTTTACGCCATTGTAATCTTCTTAAGATTATCACTGCTTGCTCAAGCATTGATCATCAAGGGAATGACTTTAAAAGTCTAGTTTTTGAGTTCATGTCTAATGGAAGCCTAGACCAGTGGCTGCATCCTTTAAAGGATGAGCAACATCAATGTAAGATATTGAGCTTTATTCAGAGAATAAACATAGCCATTGATGTTGCTTATGCGTTGGAATATCTTCATTTTCATTGTGAAACGCCAATTGTTCACTGTGATATAAAGCCAAGCAATGTCCTCCTCAATGAAGATATGGCAGCACATGTCGGTGACTTTGGATTAGCAAAGTTCATCCTTGAAGCATCACATATTCCCTCCAAAAATGAAACCTTGTCAGAGTCCTTGTCAAATGCGCTGAAAGGTTCCGTTGGGTACATTCCTCCAG AGTATGGGATGGGTGGCCAAGTTTCCGTACTCGGAGATATTTACAGCTATGGGATACTCTTGCTGGAGATGTTTACTGGAAAAAGACCTACGGATGACATATTCAAAGATGGCATGAGCATTCACATGTTCATTGCAATGGCTTTGCCGGAACGTGTCATGGATATAGTAGACTCGTCAATGCCATTtgaagaaagtgaagaagatgTTGATGATGAGACAAATAACGATGACATAGAAGAAGGCGCAATAATCGAAGAAGTTGATCGTCATTTCAATGCCAGAAGCAAAGTAGAGGATTGTTTGGTCTCGGTGTTGCAGATTGGACTGTTGTGCTCTGCAACATCACCTCATGAGCGGTTGCCCACAACTGATGTCGTCAACAAACTGAGGGCAATTAGAGACACATGCATTTTGACGTTGTCCAGCTAG